From a single Diachasmimorpha longicaudata isolate KC_UGA_2023 chromosome 15, iyDiaLong2, whole genome shotgun sequence genomic region:
- the LOC135169459 gene encoding uncharacterized protein LOC135169459 — MKKFGAQRDRNNREKIPFMMGFDGLRGCLISEHFSDFGECEETSPGVIDIIEIKDTACDARFPGQFRSSGATEQKSSVSSFEKLHQGSKIPRLMKPKPGKNPSDRLFPYRGPDSTKKKSESRTEGPSIQRSKLPIREAHSNVLLSRVNSINIDEKCSSPHPQPTSGPTAPEDDSPPEIVSQNIPDATAPPEEAPIDYVRRFTRDSREFERAQETGRKIGQKISRLLEHIKKKQTGLDLGTNSVSAISIMKRALRRDLRTNTIPQAQKNIFPQFYIGSTPREFKLFRCGDEWNSL; from the exons atgaaaaaatttgggGCACAACGGGACAGGAATAATCGTGAGAAGATTCCGTTTATGATGGGGTTCGATGGGTTACGGGGCTGCCTTATTTCGGAGCACTTTTCTGACTTTGGGGAGTGCGAGGAAACTTCACCAGGTGTTATTGATATCATTGAAATTAAGGATACAGCCTGTGATGCACGATTTCCTGGACAGTTCAGGTCGTCGGGTGCTACCGAGCAAAAATCATCCGTCTCCTCCTTTGAAAAA CTTCACCAGGGCTCCAAAATCCCTCGCCTTATGAAACCGAAACCCGGGAAAAATCCGAGTGATCGATTATTCCCCTATCGAGGTCCAGactcaactaaaaaaaaatccgaaagtAGAACTGAGGGACCGTCGATACAGAGATCAAAGCTGCCCATTCGCGAGGCCCATTCTAACGTTCTCCTATCCCGTGTGAATTCGATCAACATCGACGAAAAATGCAGTTCCCCGCACCCCCAACCCACGTCTGGACCAACGGCCCCTGAAGATGATTCACCTCCGGAAATTGTGAGCCAAAACATCCCGGACGCAACAGCACCTCCGGAAGAGGCCCCAATCGATTACGTGCGGAGGTTCACCAGGGATTCGAGGGAATTCGAGAGGGCTCAGGAGACTGGAAGGAAAATCGGCCAGAAAATATCCAGACTCCTGGAGCATATTAAGAAGAAGCAAACTGGCCTTGACTTGGGAACTAATTCTGTCAGTGCAATATCGATAATGAAGAGGGCCTTGCGTCGAGACTTAAGAACTAATACCATTCCTCAAGct
- the LOC135169576 gene encoding F-box/LRR-repeat protein 7-like, translating to MEGIMHCHFLEALRELTQVSGDLGLVNAHEAIVSPFTEEGVPIRKLFIGNLAERTTNKDLQKLFSRYGKVDSCYVKRTKGKSNFAFVIFNGVNDAIKAREAAQRMELQLHCRILRVSSADTWHQPDSIENQKRFSSLKDKQNKNEEQLSVQEISQDDSPIQVLNDDCLIEIFLYLPIADRIRMERVCKRWQALSLDSWRSVKRLDLIRTHWGLSPRIRLENIDTTTLRKVLIKCGQFLTHLDLSTYPHLLRSSTLTIVGKFCPNLQVINVKALELSPSGIASLMTNCQNITNFVMKSLTGPCEKDLSQLFMVNKKLVTVEIQDEHIIGKCLGQLPTDTVEVIHLLLCSSVLSTYFDAALPKFSSLKKLTLHSCVCLTDSSLKTIGMIETLTHLVLTGNYPTLSATAMNHLTDLCNLEHLNVSQNAVVTDGFLISMSGSCKKLKHVDISGCSVITNKAIASLSSLPKLESLAISWLTQVTDDPLGNLQNLKVLTCWGCPLIRDEGVIKLIKMAPNLVSMDLSRCSITNSTIEAAISTTKQRKTNTILMIMVGKTNVELSQIREVSPLLQIVNIDLAIPWMVTPIDMSEML from the exons ATGGAAGGCATCATGCACTGTCATTTTTTGGAGGCACTGAGAGAATTGACACAAG TTTCAGGGGATCTGGGGTTGGTGAATGCTCACGAGGCCATTGTTTCTCCTTTTACAGAGGAGGGTGTTCCTAttagaaaattgttcattggAAACTTGGCTGAGCGA ACAACGAACAAAGACCTCCAGAAGTTGTTCTCCAGATATGGAAAAGTCGACAGTTGTTACGTAAAGAGAACCAAAGGAAAGAGTAATTTTGCCTTCGTGATATTCAATGGTGTCAACGATGCAATTAAAGCTCGAGAAGCTGCCCAGAGAATGGAACTACAGTTGCACTGTAGAATTCTTCGAGTATCGTCAGCGGACACGTGGCACCAGCCAGACAGCATCGAGAATCAGAAGAGATTCTCCTCGCTCAAGGACAAGcagaataaaaatgaggaGCAACTGTCTGTGCAGGAGATATCGCAGGACGATTCTCCCATTCAGGTGCTCAACGATGATTGTTTGATAGAAATATTCCTGTACCTTCCAATTGCCGATCGAATAAGAATGGAAAGGGTCTGCAAACGCTGGCAGGCCCTCTCCTTGGACTCCTGGCGGTCTGTCAAGAGATTGGATCTCATCAGAACCCACTGGGGCCTCTCTCCCAGAATTCGTCTTGAAAATATCGACACAACTACTTTGAGAAAAGTCCTCATAAAATGCGGACAGTTCCTGACACACTTGGATCTGTCAACGTATCCCCACCTCCTGCGCTCGAGTACATTGACAATTGTGGGAAAATTCTGTCCCAATTTGCAAGTTATCAATGTTAAAGCTCTCGAACTGTCGCCGTCTGGAATTGCCTCGTTGATGACCAACTGCCAAAACATCACCAACTTTGTGATGAAGTCTCTGACAGGACCATGTGAGAAAGACCTGTCACAATTGTTCAtggttaataaaaaattagtcaCCGTTGAAATTCAGGATGAACACATCATTGGAAAGTGTCTTGGACAGTTGCCAACTGACACTGTGGAGGTGATCCATTTGCTTCTGTGCAGCTCTGTGCTGTCTACTTACTTTGATGCTGCTCTCCCGAAATTCTCatccttaaaaaaattaactctgCACTcctgtgtctgtctgactGACAGTTCTTTAAAAACAATCGGCATGATCGAGACCCTAACGCATCTAGTATTGACTGGAAATTATCCAACATTGTCTGCCACTGCCATGAATCACTTGACAGATCTCTGTAATCTGGAACACCTGAATGTCTCTCAGAATGCCGTTGTAACCGATGGATTTCTCATCAGTATGTCTGGTAgctgtaaaaaattaaagcaTGTGGACATAAGTGGATGTAGCGTTATCACCAACAAGGCCATTGCGAGCCTGTCATCACTGCCAAAACTAGAGAGTCTCGCGATAAGTTGGTTGACACAAGTAACTGACGATCCTTTGGGCAATTTACAGAATCTAAAAGTGCTGACGTGCTGGGGCTGTCCACTTATCAGGGACGAAGGAGTAATAAAGCTCATTAAAATGGCCCCAAATCTCGTGTCGATGGATCTCTCAAGATGTTCAATTACTAATAGCACCATCGAAGCTGCCATATCAACTACTAAACAACGAAAAACCAATACTATACTCATGATAATGGTTGGTAAAACAAATGTTGAGCTCTCACAAATTAGAGAAGTATCTCCATTGCTCCAGATTGTTAATATTGACTTGGCCATCCCTTGGATGGTGACTCCCATTGACATGTCAGAAATGTTATGA
- the LOC135169581 gene encoding dual specificity mitogen-activated protein kinase kinase dSOR1 isoform X4 — protein sequence MNFLERFNVSWGGGYPLRGVSFRSTTDMSKNKLNLTLPPGSIEPVPAVSPSPPVPPLPTYAEPPVIPDGVMGKMSIDAIQERLEELEMDEEQRKRLESFLGQKEKVGELCDEDFEKLGELGAGNGGVVMKVRHKKYGLIMARKLIHLEVKPAIKKQIIRELKVLHECNFAHIVGFYGAFYSDGEISICMEYMDGGSLDLILKKAGRIPEPILGTITSAVLKGLSYLRDKHAIMHRDVKPSNILVNSAGEIKICDFGVSGQLIDSMANSFVGTRSYMSPERLQGTHYSVQSDIWSLGLSLVEMAIGMYPIPPPDTRTLVSIFGPQVAPPPADNTSNNVSTPTNASSPRPMAIFELLDYIVNEPPPKLPPGIFTESFMDFVDRCLKKNPAERADLKTLMNHEWIKKAESENVDIAGWVCRTMDLQPTTPTRLANVQS from the exons A tgaattttttggAGCGTTTCAACGTTTCCTGGGGAGGAGGTTATCCATTGCGGGGCGTTTCCTTCAGGAGTACAACAGACATGTCGAAGAACAAGTTGAATCTTACATTGCCACCGGGATCCATTGAACCGGTGCCAGCAGTATCACCTTCACCACCAGTACCACCTCTTCCAACTTATGCTGAACCTCCGGTTATACCTGA TGGTGTGATGGGAAAGATGAGTATAGATGCCATTCAAGAGCGTTTGGAGGAACTAGAAATGGACGAAGAGCAGAGGAAGCGATTGGAGAGTTTTCTTGGACAGAAGGAAAAAGTCGGAGAGCTGTGTGACGAGGATTTTGAAAAGTTGGGAGAATTAGGAGCCGGTAATGGTGGTGTTGTGATGAAAGTTAGGCACAAAAAATATGGACTGATTATGGCCCGAAAG TTAATTCACCTTGAAGTGAAACCAGCAATTAAAAAACAGATTATACGAGAGTTGAAAGTTCTTCATGAGTGTAATTTTGCTCATATAGTTGGATTTTATGGTGCTTTTTATAG CGATGGAGAAATTAGTATATGCATGGAGTACATGGATGGTGGATCCTTGGATTTGATCCTGAAGAAAGCTGGGAGGATACCTGAACCAATATTAGGCACAATAACATCAGCC GTGCTCAAAGGACTGAGTTATTTGAGAGATAAACACGCAATAATGCACAGGGATGTCAAGCCTAGTAATATACTTGTTAACAGTgctggagaaataaaaatatgtgacTTTGGAGTCTCTGGACAGCTGATCGACTCCATGGCGAATTCGTTCGTTGGTACTAGAAGTTATATGTCG CCAGAGAGATTACAAGGCACCCATTATTCAGTCCAGAGTGACATTTGGTCGCTTGGTCTCTCTCTTGTCGAGATGGCCATCGGTATGTATCCGATACCACCTCCAGACACCAGGACCCTGGTATCGATATTTGGACCGCAAGTTGCACCACCCCCAGCCGATAATACCTCGAACAATGTCTCAACACCAACGA aTGCCAGTAGTCCACGACCGATGGCAATTTTTGAACTGTTGGATTACATTGTCAATGAACCACCGCCTAAACTTCCGCCTGGAATTTTTACTGAGTCATTCATGGATTTTGTGGATCGATGCTTGAAGAAAAATCCAGCTGAACGTGCTGATCTGAAGACTTTGATG AATCAcgaatggataaaaaaagCTGAATCTGAGAATGTTGATATTGCCGGATGGGTTTGCCGGACAATGGATCTCCAACCAACTACCCCAACTCGTTTAGCAAACGTACAGTCCTGA
- the LOC135169581 gene encoding dual specificity mitogen-activated protein kinase kinase dSOR1 isoform X5 translates to MGKMSIDAIQERLEELEMDEEQRKRLESFLGQKEKVGELCDEDFEKLGELGAGNGGVVMKVRHKKYGLIMARKLIHLEVKPAIKKQIIRELKVLHECNFAHIVGFYGAFYSDGEISICMEYMDGGSLDLILKKAGRIPEPILGTITSAVLKGLSYLRDKHAIMHRDVKPSNILVNSAGEIKICDFGVSGQLIDSMANSFVGTRSYMSPERLQGTHYSVQSDIWSLGLSLVEMAIGMYPIPPPDTRTLVSIFGPQVAPPPADNTSNNVSTPTSQSPSHNASSPRPMAIFELLDYIVNEPPPKLPPGIFTESFMDFVDRCLKKNPAERADLKTLMNHEWIKKAESENVDIAGWVCRTMDLQPTTPTRLANVQS, encoded by the exons ATGGGAAAGATGAGTATAGATGCCATTCAAGAGCGTTTGGAGGAACTAGAAATGGACGAAGAGCAGAGGAAGCGATTGGAGAGTTTTCTTGGACAGAAGGAAAAAGTCGGAGAGCTGTGTGACGAGGATTTTGAAAAGTTGGGAGAATTAGGAGCCGGTAATGGTGGTGTTGTGATGAAAGTTAGGCACAAAAAATATGGACTGATTATGGCCCGAAAG TTAATTCACCTTGAAGTGAAACCAGCAATTAAAAAACAGATTATACGAGAGTTGAAAGTTCTTCATGAGTGTAATTTTGCTCATATAGTTGGATTTTATGGTGCTTTTTATAG CGATGGAGAAATTAGTATATGCATGGAGTACATGGATGGTGGATCCTTGGATTTGATCCTGAAGAAAGCTGGGAGGATACCTGAACCAATATTAGGCACAATAACATCAGCC GTGCTCAAAGGACTGAGTTATTTGAGAGATAAACACGCAATAATGCACAGGGATGTCAAGCCTAGTAATATACTTGTTAACAGTgctggagaaataaaaatatgtgacTTTGGAGTCTCTGGACAGCTGATCGACTCCATGGCGAATTCGTTCGTTGGTACTAGAAGTTATATGTCG CCAGAGAGATTACAAGGCACCCATTATTCAGTCCAGAGTGACATTTGGTCGCTTGGTCTCTCTCTTGTCGAGATGGCCATCGGTATGTATCCGATACCACCTCCAGACACCAGGACCCTGGTATCGATATTTGGACCGCAAGTTGCACCACCCCCAGCCGATAATACCTCGAACAATGTCTCAACACCAACGAGTCAGTCACCTTCACACA aTGCCAGTAGTCCACGACCGATGGCAATTTTTGAACTGTTGGATTACATTGTCAATGAACCACCGCCTAAACTTCCGCCTGGAATTTTTACTGAGTCATTCATGGATTTTGTGGATCGATGCTTGAAGAAAAATCCAGCTGAACGTGCTGATCTGAAGACTTTGATG AATCAcgaatggataaaaaaagCTGAATCTGAGAATGTTGATATTGCCGGATGGGTTTGCCGGACAATGGATCTCCAACCAACTACCCCAACTCGTTTAGCAAACGTACAGTCCTGA
- the LOC135169581 gene encoding dual specificity mitogen-activated protein kinase kinase dSOR1 isoform X3, translated as MNFLERFNVSWGGGYPLRGVSFRSTTDMSKNKLNLTLPPGSIEPVPAVSPSPPVPPLPTYAEPPVIPDLNFSGVMGKMSIDAIQERLEELEMDEEQRKRLESFLGQKEKVGELCDEDFEKLGELGAGNGGVVMKVRHKKYGLIMARKLIHLEVKPAIKKQIIRELKVLHECNFAHIVGFYGAFYSDGEISICMEYMDGGSLDLILKKAGRIPEPILGTITSAVLKGLSYLRDKHAIMHRDVKPSNILVNSAGEIKICDFGVSGQLIDSMANSFVGTRSYMSPERLQGTHYSVQSDIWSLGLSLVEMAIGMYPIPPPDTRTLVSIFGPQVAPPPADNTSNNVSTPTNASSPRPMAIFELLDYIVNEPPPKLPPGIFTESFMDFVDRCLKKNPAERADLKTLMNHEWIKKAESENVDIAGWVCRTMDLQPTTPTRLANVQS; from the exons A tgaattttttggAGCGTTTCAACGTTTCCTGGGGAGGAGGTTATCCATTGCGGGGCGTTTCCTTCAGGAGTACAACAGACATGTCGAAGAACAAGTTGAATCTTACATTGCCACCGGGATCCATTGAACCGGTGCCAGCAGTATCACCTTCACCACCAGTACCACCTCTTCCAACTTATGCTGAACCTCCGGTTATACCTGA TCTAAATTTCAGTGGTGTGATGGGAAAGATGAGTATAGATGCCATTCAAGAGCGTTTGGAGGAACTAGAAATGGACGAAGAGCAGAGGAAGCGATTGGAGAGTTTTCTTGGACAGAAGGAAAAAGTCGGAGAGCTGTGTGACGAGGATTTTGAAAAGTTGGGAGAATTAGGAGCCGGTAATGGTGGTGTTGTGATGAAAGTTAGGCACAAAAAATATGGACTGATTATGGCCCGAAAG TTAATTCACCTTGAAGTGAAACCAGCAATTAAAAAACAGATTATACGAGAGTTGAAAGTTCTTCATGAGTGTAATTTTGCTCATATAGTTGGATTTTATGGTGCTTTTTATAG CGATGGAGAAATTAGTATATGCATGGAGTACATGGATGGTGGATCCTTGGATTTGATCCTGAAGAAAGCTGGGAGGATACCTGAACCAATATTAGGCACAATAACATCAGCC GTGCTCAAAGGACTGAGTTATTTGAGAGATAAACACGCAATAATGCACAGGGATGTCAAGCCTAGTAATATACTTGTTAACAGTgctggagaaataaaaatatgtgacTTTGGAGTCTCTGGACAGCTGATCGACTCCATGGCGAATTCGTTCGTTGGTACTAGAAGTTATATGTCG CCAGAGAGATTACAAGGCACCCATTATTCAGTCCAGAGTGACATTTGGTCGCTTGGTCTCTCTCTTGTCGAGATGGCCATCGGTATGTATCCGATACCACCTCCAGACACCAGGACCCTGGTATCGATATTTGGACCGCAAGTTGCACCACCCCCAGCCGATAATACCTCGAACAATGTCTCAACACCAACGA aTGCCAGTAGTCCACGACCGATGGCAATTTTTGAACTGTTGGATTACATTGTCAATGAACCACCGCCTAAACTTCCGCCTGGAATTTTTACTGAGTCATTCATGGATTTTGTGGATCGATGCTTGAAGAAAAATCCAGCTGAACGTGCTGATCTGAAGACTTTGATG AATCAcgaatggataaaaaaagCTGAATCTGAGAATGTTGATATTGCCGGATGGGTTTGCCGGACAATGGATCTCCAACCAACTACCCCAACTCGTTTAGCAAACGTACAGTCCTGA
- the LOC135169581 gene encoding dual specificity mitogen-activated protein kinase kinase dSOR1 isoform X1, which yields MNFLERFNVSWGGGYPLRGVSFRSTTDMSKNKLNLTLPPGSIEPVPAVSPSPPVPPLPTYAEPPVIPDLNFSGVMGKMSIDAIQERLEELEMDEEQRKRLESFLGQKEKVGELCDEDFEKLGELGAGNGGVVMKVRHKKYGLIMARKLIHLEVKPAIKKQIIRELKVLHECNFAHIVGFYGAFYSDGEISICMEYMDGGSLDLILKKAGRIPEPILGTITSAVLKGLSYLRDKHAIMHRDVKPSNILVNSAGEIKICDFGVSGQLIDSMANSFVGTRSYMSPERLQGTHYSVQSDIWSLGLSLVEMAIGMYPIPPPDTRTLVSIFGPQVAPPPADNTSNNVSTPTSQSPSHNASSPRPMAIFELLDYIVNEPPPKLPPGIFTESFMDFVDRCLKKNPAERADLKTLMNHEWIKKAESENVDIAGWVCRTMDLQPTTPTRLANVQS from the exons A tgaattttttggAGCGTTTCAACGTTTCCTGGGGAGGAGGTTATCCATTGCGGGGCGTTTCCTTCAGGAGTACAACAGACATGTCGAAGAACAAGTTGAATCTTACATTGCCACCGGGATCCATTGAACCGGTGCCAGCAGTATCACCTTCACCACCAGTACCACCTCTTCCAACTTATGCTGAACCTCCGGTTATACCTGA TCTAAATTTCAGTGGTGTGATGGGAAAGATGAGTATAGATGCCATTCAAGAGCGTTTGGAGGAACTAGAAATGGACGAAGAGCAGAGGAAGCGATTGGAGAGTTTTCTTGGACAGAAGGAAAAAGTCGGAGAGCTGTGTGACGAGGATTTTGAAAAGTTGGGAGAATTAGGAGCCGGTAATGGTGGTGTTGTGATGAAAGTTAGGCACAAAAAATATGGACTGATTATGGCCCGAAAG TTAATTCACCTTGAAGTGAAACCAGCAATTAAAAAACAGATTATACGAGAGTTGAAAGTTCTTCATGAGTGTAATTTTGCTCATATAGTTGGATTTTATGGTGCTTTTTATAG CGATGGAGAAATTAGTATATGCATGGAGTACATGGATGGTGGATCCTTGGATTTGATCCTGAAGAAAGCTGGGAGGATACCTGAACCAATATTAGGCACAATAACATCAGCC GTGCTCAAAGGACTGAGTTATTTGAGAGATAAACACGCAATAATGCACAGGGATGTCAAGCCTAGTAATATACTTGTTAACAGTgctggagaaataaaaatatgtgacTTTGGAGTCTCTGGACAGCTGATCGACTCCATGGCGAATTCGTTCGTTGGTACTAGAAGTTATATGTCG CCAGAGAGATTACAAGGCACCCATTATTCAGTCCAGAGTGACATTTGGTCGCTTGGTCTCTCTCTTGTCGAGATGGCCATCGGTATGTATCCGATACCACCTCCAGACACCAGGACCCTGGTATCGATATTTGGACCGCAAGTTGCACCACCCCCAGCCGATAATACCTCGAACAATGTCTCAACACCAACGAGTCAGTCACCTTCACACA aTGCCAGTAGTCCACGACCGATGGCAATTTTTGAACTGTTGGATTACATTGTCAATGAACCACCGCCTAAACTTCCGCCTGGAATTTTTACTGAGTCATTCATGGATTTTGTGGATCGATGCTTGAAGAAAAATCCAGCTGAACGTGCTGATCTGAAGACTTTGATG AATCAcgaatggataaaaaaagCTGAATCTGAGAATGTTGATATTGCCGGATGGGTTTGCCGGACAATGGATCTCCAACCAACTACCCCAACTCGTTTAGCAAACGTACAGTCCTGA
- the LOC135169581 gene encoding dual specificity mitogen-activated protein kinase kinase dSOR1 isoform X2, translating into MNFLERFNVSWGGGYPLRGVSFRSTTDMSKNKLNLTLPPGSIEPVPAVSPSPPVPPLPTYAEPPVIPDGVMGKMSIDAIQERLEELEMDEEQRKRLESFLGQKEKVGELCDEDFEKLGELGAGNGGVVMKVRHKKYGLIMARKLIHLEVKPAIKKQIIRELKVLHECNFAHIVGFYGAFYSDGEISICMEYMDGGSLDLILKKAGRIPEPILGTITSAVLKGLSYLRDKHAIMHRDVKPSNILVNSAGEIKICDFGVSGQLIDSMANSFVGTRSYMSPERLQGTHYSVQSDIWSLGLSLVEMAIGMYPIPPPDTRTLVSIFGPQVAPPPADNTSNNVSTPTSQSPSHNASSPRPMAIFELLDYIVNEPPPKLPPGIFTESFMDFVDRCLKKNPAERADLKTLMNHEWIKKAESENVDIAGWVCRTMDLQPTTPTRLANVQS; encoded by the exons A tgaattttttggAGCGTTTCAACGTTTCCTGGGGAGGAGGTTATCCATTGCGGGGCGTTTCCTTCAGGAGTACAACAGACATGTCGAAGAACAAGTTGAATCTTACATTGCCACCGGGATCCATTGAACCGGTGCCAGCAGTATCACCTTCACCACCAGTACCACCTCTTCCAACTTATGCTGAACCTCCGGTTATACCTGA TGGTGTGATGGGAAAGATGAGTATAGATGCCATTCAAGAGCGTTTGGAGGAACTAGAAATGGACGAAGAGCAGAGGAAGCGATTGGAGAGTTTTCTTGGACAGAAGGAAAAAGTCGGAGAGCTGTGTGACGAGGATTTTGAAAAGTTGGGAGAATTAGGAGCCGGTAATGGTGGTGTTGTGATGAAAGTTAGGCACAAAAAATATGGACTGATTATGGCCCGAAAG TTAATTCACCTTGAAGTGAAACCAGCAATTAAAAAACAGATTATACGAGAGTTGAAAGTTCTTCATGAGTGTAATTTTGCTCATATAGTTGGATTTTATGGTGCTTTTTATAG CGATGGAGAAATTAGTATATGCATGGAGTACATGGATGGTGGATCCTTGGATTTGATCCTGAAGAAAGCTGGGAGGATACCTGAACCAATATTAGGCACAATAACATCAGCC GTGCTCAAAGGACTGAGTTATTTGAGAGATAAACACGCAATAATGCACAGGGATGTCAAGCCTAGTAATATACTTGTTAACAGTgctggagaaataaaaatatgtgacTTTGGAGTCTCTGGACAGCTGATCGACTCCATGGCGAATTCGTTCGTTGGTACTAGAAGTTATATGTCG CCAGAGAGATTACAAGGCACCCATTATTCAGTCCAGAGTGACATTTGGTCGCTTGGTCTCTCTCTTGTCGAGATGGCCATCGGTATGTATCCGATACCACCTCCAGACACCAGGACCCTGGTATCGATATTTGGACCGCAAGTTGCACCACCCCCAGCCGATAATACCTCGAACAATGTCTCAACACCAACGAGTCAGTCACCTTCACACA aTGCCAGTAGTCCACGACCGATGGCAATTTTTGAACTGTTGGATTACATTGTCAATGAACCACCGCCTAAACTTCCGCCTGGAATTTTTACTGAGTCATTCATGGATTTTGTGGATCGATGCTTGAAGAAAAATCCAGCTGAACGTGCTGATCTGAAGACTTTGATG AATCAcgaatggataaaaaaagCTGAATCTGAGAATGTTGATATTGCCGGATGGGTTTGCCGGACAATGGATCTCCAACCAACTACCCCAACTCGTTTAGCAAACGTACAGTCCTGA